A single window of Acidimicrobiia bacterium DNA harbors:
- a CDS encoding GNAT family N-acetyltransferase encodes MRSEPPRADADLAKPGELKLDFVTPRLALRPVSVDDLEDVWPWVSDPAFPRFMSWRAHVDRDETRAILKATAEQVASGVALHWSIVHEGKAVGRISLEAIEWRKRALRLDRAELGYWMAPPLWGQGLMTEAAQAVIRFGFEAVGLHKIVVRCFAENEASRRVIEKCGFRLVGRMEDDIWRDGTWHAHLLFEMLRSEHDDTTSTRRFVRK; translated from the coding sequence GTGCGCTCTGAACCGCCTCGCGCCGACGCCGATCTCGCGAAGCCGGGCGAGCTGAAGCTGGACTTCGTGACGCCGCGGCTCGCGCTGCGGCCGGTGTCGGTCGACGACCTCGAGGACGTGTGGCCGTGGGTGTCGGATCCGGCGTTCCCGCGGTTCATGAGCTGGCGCGCGCACGTCGATCGCGACGAGACGCGCGCGATCCTGAAGGCGACCGCGGAGCAGGTCGCGAGCGGCGTGGCGCTGCACTGGTCGATCGTGCACGAGGGCAAGGCGGTCGGTCGGATCAGCCTGGAGGCGATCGAGTGGCGCAAGCGCGCACTGAGGCTGGACCGCGCGGAGCTCGGCTACTGGATGGCGCCGCCGCTGTGGGGCCAGGGGCTGATGACCGAGGCCGCGCAGGCGGTGATCCGGTTCGGCTTCGAGGCCGTGGGGTTGCACAAGATCGTGGTGCGCTGCTTCGCGGAGAACGAGGCGTCGCGGCGCGTGATCGAGAAGTGTGGATTTCGACTCGTGGGACGCATGGAGGACGACATCTGGCGCGATGGCACGTGGCACGCGCACCTGCTGTTCGAGATGTTGCGCAGCGAACACGACGACACGACTTCGACGCGGCGCTTCGTCCGGAAATGA
- a CDS encoding type II CAAX endopeptidase family protein, whose amino-acid sequence MLLSWRRHRWLRWLVRWGRHFTVAQWRAIDRDTPDLGKPAYGRVLVVVVAVAIVVILQQYIGDIEVFQRWFPAKGPQGPRGDEYWDLKGFAWWAGWRVGGYLLAPLIAIPLLGDRYRDYYISPRGFLPHLPTYLVLFGIVLPAVVLASRSAEFRATYPFYRLANRSLFDLLAWEAMYAMQFFALEVFFRGFILQGLRRAIGANAVFVMVIPYCMIHFGKPMPETFGAIIAGTVLGTIAMRTRSIWGGVAIHVGVAVTMDMLALRACPGFGSGHFCE is encoded by the coding sequence ATGCTCCTGTCGTGGCGCCGCCATCGCTGGCTGCGCTGGCTCGTGCGGTGGGGGCGTCACTTCACGGTCGCGCAGTGGCGCGCGATCGATCGCGACACGCCGGACCTCGGCAAGCCGGCGTACGGCCGCGTGCTGGTCGTCGTGGTCGCGGTCGCGATCGTGGTGATCCTGCAGCAGTACATCGGCGACATCGAGGTGTTCCAGCGCTGGTTCCCGGCGAAGGGCCCGCAGGGGCCGCGCGGCGACGAGTACTGGGACCTCAAGGGCTTCGCGTGGTGGGCGGGCTGGCGCGTCGGCGGGTATCTGCTCGCGCCGCTGATCGCGATCCCGCTGCTCGGCGATCGCTATCGCGACTACTACATCTCGCCGCGCGGGTTCCTGCCGCACCTGCCGACGTACCTCGTGCTGTTCGGGATCGTGCTGCCCGCGGTGGTGCTCGCGTCGCGGTCGGCGGAGTTCCGCGCGACCTATCCGTTCTATCGCCTGGCGAACCGGTCGCTGTTCGACCTGCTCGCGTGGGAGGCGATGTACGCGATGCAGTTCTTCGCGCTCGAGGTGTTCTTCCGCGGCTTCATCCTGCAGGGCCTGCGGCGCGCGATCGGGGCGAACGCGGTGTTCGTGATGGTGATCCCGTACTGCATGATCCACTTCGGCAAGCCGATGCCCGAGACGTTCGGCGCGATCATCGCCGGCACCGTGCTCGGCACGATCGCGATGCGCACGCGCTCGATCTGGGGCGGCGTCGCGATCCACGTCGGCGTGGCTGTCACGATGGACATGCTCGCGCTGCGCGCCTGCCCCGGCTTCGGCAGCGGCCACTTCTGCGAGTGA
- the gltX gene encoding glutamate--tRNA ligase: protein MTVRVRVAPSPTGDPHVGTAYIGLFNYCFAKKHGGQFVLRIEDTDQSRARADSERMIYEALTWVGLTWDEGPDIGGPFGPYRQSERTAIYREHAQLLLDKGAAYRCFCTEDRLHKVRIQQQAEKRAHIGYDRHCRDIAADESAKRAAAGDAHVVRLKMPTTGTIVVADRLRGNVEFNAEESDDQVLLKSDSFPTYHLANVVDDHLMRITHVMRAEEWLSSTPKHVVLYQAFGWELPQWIHMPLLRNSDKSKISKRKNPVSINFYRDYGILPQALLNYLGQMGWSFGDNREKFTLAEMIEVFSIDRVSLGGPVFDVAKLTALNADYLHAMTPAQLTDAVMAWRLSRALLEPAIGIVQKRVRTLGEIVPAVEYFFVGDVDHAPLVPQLAVAGVAPADVGAALLDYVDRIEARDGFTKEMLEEVAREWTGKLGWKPKQAFPLLRLAVTGRTETPGLFDIMALIGKELTRRRLRRAAEALASSR, encoded by the coding sequence GTGACCGTTCGCGTCCGTGTTGCCCCATCGCCGACGGGGGACCCGCACGTCGGGACCGCGTACATCGGCCTGTTCAACTACTGCTTCGCGAAGAAGCACGGCGGACAGTTCGTCCTGCGCATCGAGGACACCGACCAGAGCCGCGCGCGCGCGGACTCCGAGCGCATGATCTACGAGGCGCTGACGTGGGTCGGCTTGACCTGGGACGAAGGCCCCGACATCGGTGGCCCGTTCGGCCCGTATCGCCAGAGCGAGCGCACCGCGATCTACCGCGAGCACGCGCAGCTGCTGCTCGACAAGGGCGCGGCGTATCGCTGCTTCTGCACCGAGGACCGGCTGCACAAGGTCCGCATCCAGCAGCAGGCCGAGAAGCGCGCGCACATCGGCTACGACCGCCACTGTCGCGACATCGCCGCGGACGAGTCGGCGAAGCGCGCGGCCGCCGGCGACGCGCACGTGGTGCGGCTGAAGATGCCGACGACCGGCACGATCGTCGTCGCCGACCGGCTGCGCGGCAACGTCGAGTTCAACGCCGAGGAGAGCGACGACCAGGTCCTGCTCAAGTCGGACAGCTTCCCGACGTATCACCTCGCGAACGTCGTCGACGATCACCTGATGCGCATCACGCACGTGATGCGTGCCGAGGAGTGGCTGTCGTCGACGCCGAAGCACGTCGTGCTCTACCAGGCGTTCGGCTGGGAGCTGCCGCAGTGGATCCACATGCCGCTGCTGCGCAACAGCGACAAGTCGAAGATCAGCAAGCGCAAGAACCCGGTCTCGATCAACTTCTATCGCGACTACGGGATCCTGCCGCAGGCGCTGCTCAACTACCTCGGCCAGATGGGGTGGTCGTTCGGCGACAACCGCGAGAAGTTCACGCTCGCCGAGATGATCGAGGTGTTCTCGATCGACCGCGTGTCGCTCGGCGGCCCGGTGTTCGACGTCGCGAAGTTGACCGCGCTCAACGCCGACTACCTGCACGCGATGACGCCGGCGCAGCTCACCGACGCCGTGATGGCGTGGCGGCTGTCGCGCGCGCTGCTCGAGCCGGCGATCGGCATCGTGCAGAAGCGCGTGCGCACGCTCGGCGAGATCGTGCCGGCGGTCGAGTACTTCTTCGTCGGCGACGTCGACCACGCGCCGCTCGTGCCGCAGCTCGCGGTCGCCGGCGTCGCGCCCGCCGACGTCGGCGCGGCGCTGCTCGACTACGTCGATCGTATCGAGGCGCGCGACGGCTTCACGAAGGAGATGCTCGAGGAGGTCGCGCGCGAGTGGACGGGCAAGCTCGGCTGGAAGCCGAAGCAGGCGTTCCCGCTGCTGCGGCTCGCGGTCACCGGCCGCACCGAGACGCCGGGCCTGTTCGACATCATGGCGTTGATCGGCAAGGAGCTGACCCGCCGCCGCCTGCGTCGCGCCGCCGAGGCGCTGGCGTCGAGTCGCTGA
- a CDS encoding MYXO-CTERM sorting domain-containing protein, producing MLVSGPVIAADSHWVADGSRIVTDATVHTPDGDVVVSQLGGTVDGLGMRTFPGTAVMQVGDVVQVAAHADVDLRGRVHVVADSVTWPVSPYHADFVRTGPTKAGHYLFWQSGCMFVTLDSAGTSAVPFASVQSVVDASIETWNTDTVTATCSYMVMQNAGTKASEVGNDGVNLIKFRDDDWCRPAVDNDPKRCYDASAAGITTAIFIDDASSKNDGAIQDADVEINGVNFAISVAGATASTEACHAELQNTLTHELGHVHGLEHTCRVDTDPPRVDNTGSAVPLCSDTAALAANPSIADATMFPFQDCGETKKQTLASDDIDAMCTIYPIADDPHSCEPVGHGGGGCCDTGGGGAGALALGAATMFLLVRRRRVSSNL from the coding sequence ATGCTGGTCAGCGGCCCCGTGATCGCGGCCGACAGTCACTGGGTCGCCGACGGTAGCCGCATCGTCACCGACGCCACCGTACACACGCCCGACGGCGACGTCGTGGTGAGTCAGCTCGGCGGCACGGTCGACGGCCTCGGCATGCGCACGTTCCCGGGCACGGCCGTGATGCAGGTCGGCGACGTCGTGCAGGTCGCGGCGCACGCCGACGTCGATCTGCGCGGGCGCGTGCACGTCGTCGCGGACTCGGTGACGTGGCCGGTGTCGCCGTACCACGCCGACTTCGTGCGCACCGGCCCGACGAAGGCCGGCCACTACCTGTTCTGGCAATCGGGCTGCATGTTCGTGACGCTCGACTCCGCGGGCACGTCGGCGGTGCCGTTCGCGTCGGTGCAGTCGGTGGTCGACGCGTCGATCGAGACCTGGAACACGGACACGGTCACCGCGACGTGCTCGTACATGGTGATGCAGAACGCCGGCACCAAGGCGTCCGAGGTCGGCAACGACGGCGTGAACCTGATCAAGTTCCGCGACGACGACTGGTGCCGGCCCGCGGTCGATAACGATCCGAAGCGCTGCTACGACGCGTCGGCCGCCGGCATCACGACCGCGATCTTCATCGACGACGCGTCGAGCAAGAACGACGGCGCGATCCAGGACGCCGACGTCGAGATCAACGGCGTGAACTTCGCGATCTCGGTCGCCGGCGCGACCGCGAGCACCGAGGCCTGCCACGCCGAGCTGCAGAACACGCTGACGCACGAGCTCGGCCACGTGCACGGACTCGAGCACACATGTCGCGTCGACACCGACCCGCCGCGGGTCGACAACACCGGCAGCGCGGTCCCGCTGTGCTCGGACACCGCGGCGCTGGCGGCCAACCCGTCGATCGCGGACGCCACGATGTTCCCGTTCCAGGACTGCGGCGAGACCAAGAAGCAGACCCTCGCGTCCGACGACATCGACGCGATGTGCACCATCTACCCGATCGCCGATGACCCGCACAGCTGCGAGCCGGTCGGCCACGGCGGGGGTGGCTGCTGCGATACCGGCGGCGGCGGGGCAGGCGCGCTGGCCCTCGGCGCGGCGACGATGTTCTTGCTCGTTCGGCGTCGACGTGTATCGTCGAATCTGTGA